The window CTGGCGGCAGCTTGTAATACGAGCGCGCCAGAGAGTAGATGCCAACGATGATTGCGGCATAACCTAGGGCGGCGAGGGTGAGGATGGGGTCCATTTGTTTGCCTTTCGAGCAAATGCAAATGTAACCTGTCGCACGAATCAGGCAACTCCTGCGCAAAGCACTCCTTCGTCCGTCAGATTTCGGGTATGAAGCAGGGTGCATGAGGACTGTTCGCCGCAATGCAGAGTGAGCCAGGTGGGTCGGTCACGATGGTTATGCCAACCTGCTGATGGCTATGTCCTGGCTACGGGCGACCGGATGCAACAGCGGAAGAATTCGGGAATTGTGGCTCGCGTAAGCTCCGGATGACCAGTTTATAAGCTTGAGTTTTTGCAAAGAATTCAGCCGATGTCCTCGCGCCAAAGATGCTTATATGCGCGCCGTCGAAGCTTAGAGGCAATACTGTCCCATCAAGAAGATTGGTTCCGCTCTTTGGGAAGACCTCCTCTTGATCCAAATAAATCACGTTTTTGTATTTGGAAGCAATATTTTTTATTGCTAGGTTTGCTTCTGTAATGGCGTGATTTTCTTTCATTGTGTATTTTTCTATATTGAAATCTACGCCATTTGCTAGATTGCGTGCAAACTTTAACCCAAGATTTGCATCATATCGCGGTGGAGAGGGCATGATGACCACGGTTGCGGAATGAGTGGATGCGAAGGAAACGGCTTCCTCAAAACCTGCCAGCTGCTTATTTCTAAGCGTTTCAATCCAGTTGCCTCCCATTACCACCATGTCATAATCTTTAACGCTTTCTCGAAAGTATTTACGATTAATTAAGCATTGTTCGAAGGCGCGGCCCGGTGTGGGGCCTACGAAATCTGCATTTAACGCCGGCGCACACCAATTTGTGGTGACCGCATTAACGTCGAAGTTCTCTTTGCGTCCTATCTGGTCCCAAAATGGTTCGTTGTGTCCGGCAAATGAGTCGCCGAATAACAGGACTTTCGCGGCTGCGCCCTTGGCGCCGAGATGACAAGTGAGTCCGTTTGCGCCGACTGACAGCGCTGGATTTGTGTCCACTGAGTAGAAACACCAGCCGTTGGAAGATAAAGGCAGCTGAGTTTCCCCTATGATTTTCTGATAGCGCTCACTCATATGGGTTGGAATACCGTTGCCAAGCTTGATGGCGATACCCGCAGCAGCCAACACCACAACAGGTGCACCGATTGTTCCCCAACCTTTGACCGGCGTCATGAGGCGCAAAGATCTCGCAGTTGGCTGCTCTACAAATCGGTAGGAAAGCCAGCCCAGCACTGCGGTCGCCACGAGGCCACAGGACACTGCCAATGCGTTTTTGCTGGAGTCAGCGTAGAAAAGTCCGACGACAAGCGGCCAGTGCCACAAATATATGGAATAAGAGCACTTCCCCAACCATTGCGCAATCCGTGTGCCTGTCCAGGCAGAGCGTGCATTATTTGCAACGAGAACTAGCGCCGCACCTAAAGTAGGGATTAGGGCCCGCCAACTTGGCCACACCGTTTGGGTAGTAAAAATACCTATCGACAATATTAGTAACAGGAAGCCTGTCGCCTCGACAGTAAGTTGAGTACGACGTGAGCGCTGCAAATCCATCGGTGCTAAAAAGACAAGTCCTCCAACCAGCATTTGCCACGCCCTGGTTGGTAATAGATAGAAGGCAAAGCTCGGATTTAATTCTGATGCAGATATCGACGCTGCCAGGGAAATGAAAATAGCTAGTACGACCGCTATCCTTGCGTTTTTTCTACCAGGTGCGACCTTCCACAGTAAGGCCAATAATATGGGTAGAACAAGGTAGAATTGCCATTCTACGGACAGAGACCATGTATGCAGCAACCATTTGTAATGTGCATCAATATTAAAGTAGTCTATTTCAATAAAATAAATGATGTTGCTGAAAAAACCTAGTGCGCTGACGGCGTGTTTAGAAAGTAAGGCGTATTCAACCGGTGGCAAGAAGAACCAGCCTACGGCCATCAACGCAGAGCACAGCGTAAGCAGCGCTGGAATAATTCGGATAGCGCGCGCGAGATAGAATTTCCAGATGTCGAAAGATGTGTCCTCGACTTGCCTTTCGAGGCCTTTGATAATGATTCCGGTCATCAAGTATCCGGAAATTACAAAAAAGACGTCTACGCCAGCAAATCCGCCGCTGAATCCTGGAACAGCGAAGTGGTATAGGACCACTGCGGCAACCGCCCAGGCGCGCAGCCCATTGATGTCGGCACGAAATTCTGTTGGACCGGCAGGCCTCGGTTGCATACTAACTTTCGAGTGATCGTTAGCTTGTTATTACATCAGGTTTTTGTGCACTGCAACATGTAAGTAAGCACCTTTCGACCACGCGATCACGACAGATCCCACCCCCCTTTGCCGGGGGATAGGACCGCGCGAGGTGGCTGATACGATGTCGGCCTCTCAAGCGGGAACCGCATGACAGCCTTTGATTTCAATAAGTGCTATCTCGACCAAGCCGAGATGGCAGTCTTCGACGCCATCGACGGCGGGGCCGCGTCTAAGTTCGGACGACAGGTTCGGGCTGTGGAGCTCTCAAATGCAGAGTACGACCGTCGATACAGGCGCATGGCGCAATCGCGGAACATGAAGGCGCCACC of the Rhodoferax koreense genome contains:
- a CDS encoding acyltransferase family protein, whose protein sequence is MQPRPAGPTEFRADINGLRAWAVAAVVLYHFAVPGFSGGFAGVDVFFVISGYLMTGIIIKGLERQVEDTSFDIWKFYLARAIRIIPALLTLCSALMAVGWFFLPPVEYALLSKHAVSALGFFSNIIYFIEIDYFNIDAHYKWLLHTWSLSVEWQFYLVLPILLALLWKVAPGRKNARIAVVLAIFISLAASISASELNPSFAFYLLPTRAWQMLVGGLVFLAPMDLQRSRRTQLTVEATGFLLLILSIGIFTTQTVWPSWRALIPTLGAALVLVANNARSAWTGTRIAQWLGKCSYSIYLWHWPLVVGLFYADSSKNALAVSCGLVATAVLGWLSYRFVEQPTARSLRLMTPVKGWGTIGAPVVVLAAAGIAIKLGNGIPTHMSERYQKIIGETQLPLSSNGWCFYSVDTNPALSVGANGLTCHLGAKGAAAKVLLFGDSFAGHNEPFWDQIGRKENFDVNAVTTNWCAPALNADFVGPTPGRAFEQCLINRKYFRESVKDYDMVVMGGNWIETLRNKQLAGFEEAVSFASTHSATVVIMPSPPRYDANLGLKFARNLANGVDFNIEKYTMKENHAITEANLAIKNIASKYKNVIYLDQEEVFPKSGTNLLDGTVLPLSFDGAHISIFGARTSAEFFAKTQAYKLVIRSLREPQFPNSSAVASGRP